In one window of Mesorhizobium sp. B2-1-1 DNA:
- a CDS encoding NAD(P)-dependent oxidoreductase — protein sequence MTSVGFVGLGTMGAPMARNVLKAGHALTVFDLNPVAVKKLVEAGARAAASPREVAQQSEIVITMLPDAPDVEAAVLGADGIGHGLRAGSLYIDMSTIDPQTTQRIGAWLAQRGVDMIDSPVGKTVEHAIAGTSTLMIGGDAAVLERARPILSSMGADLIHCGGLGMGQAMKLTNNLLASVLITASSEALVAGAKAGLTLDTMISVLKTTMAWNQQLAVAMHNRALKGDFEPGFMVKLAHKDCRLALAMNDALGVETPVGGATLAVLREAMDAGMAGKDVGAVLKLREDATGVQVRLAGA from the coding sequence ATGACGTCAGTCGGTTTTGTCGGACTTGGAACCATGGGCGCACCCATGGCCCGCAACGTGCTCAAGGCAGGACATGCGCTGACGGTCTTCGACCTCAACCCCGTGGCGGTGAAAAAACTCGTCGAGGCCGGCGCTCGGGCGGCGGCGTCGCCGCGCGAGGTTGCGCAGCAATCGGAAATCGTCATCACCATGCTGCCGGATGCGCCTGATGTGGAGGCGGCCGTGCTCGGTGCCGACGGCATCGGCCATGGCCTCAGGGCCGGCAGCCTCTATATCGACATGAGCACGATCGACCCGCAGACCACCCAGCGCATCGGCGCATGGCTGGCGCAACGCGGCGTCGACATGATCGACAGCCCGGTCGGCAAGACGGTAGAGCACGCCATCGCCGGAACCTCGACGCTTATGATCGGCGGCGATGCCGCCGTGCTGGAGCGCGCGCGCCCGATCCTGTCGAGCATGGGGGCCGACCTCATCCATTGTGGCGGGCTCGGCATGGGGCAGGCAATGAAGCTCACCAACAACCTGCTCGCCAGCGTGCTGATCACGGCCAGCTCCGAGGCGCTGGTCGCCGGCGCCAAGGCGGGCCTGACGCTCGACACCATGATCAGCGTGCTGAAGACGACGATGGCCTGGAACCAGCAATTGGCGGTGGCGATGCACAACCGCGCGCTCAAGGGCGACTTCGAACCAGGCTTCATGGTCAAGCTTGCCCACAAGGATTGCCGGCTTGCCCTGGCGATGAACGACGCGCTCGGCGTCGAGACGCCGGTCGGGGGCGCCACGCTCGCCGTGCTCAGGGAGGCGATGGATGCTGGCATGGCGGGCAAGGATGTCGGCGCCGTGCTGAAGCTGCGCGAAGACGCGACCGGCGTCCAGGTCCGGCTTGCCGGCGCATGA
- a CDS encoding ABC transporter permease — protein sequence MRFARLTSLFVYLRTMGLFVLAWYVGSFFVPSKLLLPSPVAVALALRDTALNGELLGNAGISLARLLVSVAAAAAVAVPLGLLMGRSRLWNDLLELPVEILRPIAGIAWIPLALYMFGIGHRLPLFIMFYTAFFPLLIGTAAGAAAVDRRLVAAASTMGLSGRAIMRRVIVPAALPAILVSARLAVAASWTAVVAAELVGAPNGLGYAIEYYRSMLSTPTVMAFIVAIGLLGFLTDKGLRWLSDVLTPWARTEVAR from the coding sequence ATGCGCTTTGCGCGCCTGACCAGCCTGTTCGTGTATTTGCGCACGATGGGCCTGTTCGTCCTTGCCTGGTATGTCGGCTCGTTCTTCGTGCCTTCGAAGCTGCTCTTGCCGTCGCCGGTCGCGGTTGCGCTTGCGCTGCGCGATACGGCCCTCAACGGCGAACTGCTCGGCAATGCAGGGATCAGTCTGGCCCGTCTGCTGGTAAGCGTCGCGGCTGCCGCGGCGGTGGCGGTGCCGCTCGGGCTGCTGATGGGCCGCAGCCGGCTCTGGAACGATCTGCTCGAACTGCCGGTGGAGATCCTGCGGCCGATAGCCGGCATCGCATGGATACCGCTTGCGCTATACATGTTCGGCATCGGCCATCGGCTGCCGCTGTTCATCATGTTCTATACCGCCTTCTTCCCGCTGCTGATCGGCACCGCCGCGGGCGCCGCCGCCGTCGACAGGCGGCTCGTCGCGGCGGCCAGCACGATGGGCCTGTCTGGGCGGGCGATCATGCGGCGCGTCATCGTTCCGGCGGCGCTGCCGGCGATCCTGGTCTCGGCACGGCTTGCGGTGGCGGCCTCGTGGACCGCCGTCGTCGCTGCCGAACTGGTAGGAGCGCCGAACGGCCTCGGCTACGCCATCGAATACTACCGCAGCATGCTGTCGACGCCGACGGTGATGGCTTTCATCGTCGCCATCGGCCTGCTCGGCTTCCTGACGGACAAGGGGTTGCGCTGGCTCTCTGATGTCTTGACTCCGTGGGCGCGGACGGAGGTGGCGCGATGA
- a CDS encoding ABC transporter ATP-binding protein: protein MSDAKIRLDGVSKSFGESASVVAVDSLSLDIKAGEFMAIVGPSGCGKTTVLNMLAGLDRPTSGTMSLNGRPIEGPGAERGVMFQDYALFPWRTVRGNVEFGLIYGPAGARLSPAQRADRVSRTVEMVGLTGSEDKYPHQLSGGMRQRVALARLMANEPEILLMDEPLAALDAQTRVILQDELLRIWGQDRPAAERRTVVFITHAIDEAVFLADRVAVLSSHPGRLKQVIDIDLPRPRGDETRRSGDFARLSQSIWELIREEAYRATMN, encoded by the coding sequence ATGAGCGATGCCAAGATACGCCTCGACGGCGTCAGCAAGTCCTTCGGGGAATCTGCCTCAGTGGTGGCGGTCGACAGCCTGTCGCTGGACATCAAGGCCGGCGAGTTCATGGCCATCGTCGGCCCGTCCGGTTGCGGCAAGACGACCGTTCTCAACATGCTCGCCGGCCTCGACAGGCCAACGTCGGGCACGATGAGCCTGAACGGCAGGCCGATCGAAGGACCGGGGGCCGAACGCGGCGTGATGTTCCAGGACTATGCCCTGTTTCCCTGGCGCACCGTGCGCGGCAATGTCGAGTTCGGATTGATCTATGGGCCGGCCGGGGCGAGGCTTTCGCCCGCGCAGCGTGCCGACCGCGTCAGCCGTACCGTCGAAATGGTCGGCCTGACCGGCTCCGAGGACAAGTACCCGCACCAGCTATCGGGCGGCATGCGCCAGCGCGTGGCACTGGCGCGCCTGATGGCGAACGAGCCGGAAATCCTGCTGATGGACGAGCCGCTAGCGGCGCTGGACGCGCAGACCCGCGTCATCCTGCAAGACGAATTGCTGCGCATCTGGGGGCAGGACCGCCCCGCTGCCGAGCGGCGGACGGTCGTCTTCATCACGCACGCCATAGACGAGGCGGTGTTCCTGGCCGACCGGGTCGCGGTGCTAAGCAGCCATCCGGGCCGCCTGAAGCAGGTCATCGACATCGACCTGCCCAGGCCACGCGGCGACGAGACGCGGCGCTCCGGCGATTTCGCCAGGCTCAGCCAATCGATCTGGGAACTGATCCGCGAAGAGGCTTACCGCGCAACGATGAACTGA
- a CDS encoding UxaA family hydrolase, with the protein MPLPASGADKIDGLPPFSGYRRVDGRAGIRNYVLILCINGLALRVSERIAAGLEGALLAATSAGRGHIEPDLGLHLDQLVGLGRNPNAAAVLVVGVDSATTEMVAARISACGKPVASVSFAEQHEDMLSVMGEGIRRGAALLREASRIRRETLPGAQLVVGIECGHSDATSGLVSNPVVGAAVDLLVSHGGTVIVGETVEWLGAEHILAARARDATVARQILQAVERKEGFAAASGHSLTGNNPGEENIRGGLSTIEEKSLGALAKTGTCRIDGVLGMAEPVTAGGLYLMDGPSFSPESMTGFAAAGAQIMLFTTGPGNSTASALAPTIKITARRETARRLPEQIDFDASPVSEGIETVAEAANRLLATILDVAGGTLTFGEILGEGLEVPTRVRGSL; encoded by the coding sequence ATGCCACTGCCTGCCTCCGGTGCCGACAAAATCGACGGCCTGCCGCCATTCAGTGGCTACAGGCGGGTCGATGGCCGCGCCGGAATCCGCAATTATGTGCTGATCCTGTGCATCAATGGTTTGGCGCTGCGTGTCAGCGAGCGAATCGCGGCGGGTCTCGAAGGCGCGCTTCTGGCCGCGACGAGCGCGGGCAGGGGGCACATCGAGCCGGACCTCGGCCTGCACCTTGATCAACTTGTCGGTCTCGGCCGCAATCCGAACGCCGCCGCCGTTCTGGTGGTCGGAGTGGATTCGGCGACGACCGAGATGGTCGCGGCCCGCATTTCGGCTTGCGGCAAGCCGGTCGCCAGCGTTTCCTTCGCCGAGCAGCATGAGGACATGCTGTCGGTCATGGGCGAGGGCATCAGGCGCGGTGCGGCGTTGCTGCGCGAGGCTTCGCGGATCCGGCGCGAGACCTTGCCCGGCGCGCAGCTGGTGGTCGGCATCGAATGCGGCCATTCCGACGCGACGTCGGGTCTGGTCAGCAATCCGGTCGTGGGGGCCGCGGTCGATCTTCTGGTTTCGCATGGCGGCACCGTCATTGTCGGTGAGACCGTCGAGTGGCTGGGGGCAGAACATATACTCGCGGCGCGCGCTCGCGATGCAACGGTGGCACGACAGATCCTGCAGGCCGTGGAGCGCAAGGAAGGCTTCGCCGCCGCTTCCGGCCACAGCCTGACCGGCAACAATCCGGGCGAGGAGAATATACGCGGCGGGTTGAGCACGATCGAGGAGAAGTCGCTCGGCGCCCTGGCCAAGACGGGAACTTGCCGCATCGACGGCGTGCTCGGCATGGCCGAACCGGTCACCGCCGGCGGCCTTTACCTCATGGACGGCCCGTCCTTCTCGCCGGAATCGATGACAGGCTTCGCCGCGGCCGGTGCCCAGATCATGCTGTTCACAACCGGGCCAGGCAACAGCACCGCGAGCGCGCTCGCGCCGACGATCAAGATCACGGCGCGGCGCGAGACGGCTCGCCGGCTGCCTGAGCAGATCGATTTCGACGCCAGCCCGGTTTCGGAGGGGATCGAAACCGTCGCCGAAGCGGCGAACCGGCTGCTGGCGACCATCCTCGATGTCGCCGGCGGCACCCTCACCTTCGGCGAGATTTTGGGGGAAGGGCTCGAAGTTCCGACCCGCGTGCGGGGCTCGTTGTGA
- a CDS encoding ABC transporter substrate-binding protein — protein MRKLLETAFNRRAVLSGAAAAALAMPSIVRAQDRKPAKVSIGRQPYAAGNSPLTQRMINEKLLEKAAAELGYDLTVDWRDYPSALPMVEAFVSGDLDIGMWGNTPIVRLLSQAQPINILTVGEGHMRMVLATRKGSAIKNIGDLKGKTVGALVGGDPYNALSQMLLQELGDADPRAFGINIVNTPTQAVAASLPEGMDASVVIYPAFLKANAETGLTGIMNSFGYTEAGYSGPAGEGEGHMLPGVKKSKFYPDGYYLHRSFWICSDRIVGDDAALGQAFLTAAQRALADLQKIDPREISQSVVKYWGLDPALGAKVIGDEVLFQRGWIWPTEGDAAAISQISQFMVAGKMIPEALSWDQVKAAFGKAAPLLQKAYEGTGKVPDESGFTDKNAKDLRGLPAWQLDQWKVPS, from the coding sequence ATGAGGAAACTTCTGGAAACCGCATTCAACCGACGCGCAGTCCTGAGTGGTGCCGCGGCTGCCGCGCTGGCCATGCCATCGATCGTGCGGGCGCAGGACCGCAAGCCGGCCAAGGTCTCAATCGGCCGCCAGCCCTACGCGGCTGGCAACTCGCCGCTGACGCAACGCATGATCAACGAAAAGCTGCTCGAGAAGGCGGCCGCCGAACTCGGCTACGACCTGACAGTCGACTGGCGCGACTATCCTTCCGCGCTGCCGATGGTGGAGGCTTTCGTCTCCGGCGATCTCGACATCGGCATGTGGGGCAACACCCCGATCGTGCGGCTGCTTTCGCAGGCGCAGCCGATCAACATTCTCACCGTCGGTGAGGGCCACATGCGCATGGTGCTGGCGACCCGCAAGGGCTCCGCCATCAAGAACATCGGCGACCTCAAGGGCAAGACCGTCGGCGCGCTTGTCGGCGGCGACCCCTACAACGCGCTCTCGCAAATGCTGCTGCAGGAACTGGGCGACGCCGACCCGCGCGCCTTCGGCATCAACATCGTCAACACGCCGACCCAGGCCGTTGCCGCGTCCCTCCCGGAGGGCATGGACGCGTCGGTGGTGATCTACCCGGCCTTCCTCAAGGCGAATGCCGAAACCGGCCTCACCGGGATCATGAATTCGTTCGGCTATACCGAGGCCGGCTACAGCGGACCCGCGGGCGAGGGCGAAGGCCACATGCTGCCCGGCGTCAAGAAGTCGAAATTCTACCCCGACGGCTACTATTTGCACCGTTCCTTCTGGATCTGCAGCGACCGCATCGTCGGCGACGATGCCGCGCTCGGCCAGGCCTTCCTGACGGCCGCGCAACGCGCGCTTGCCGATCTCCAGAAGATCGACCCGCGGGAGATCTCGCAGTCGGTTGTCAAATATTGGGGGCTCGATCCTGCGCTGGGCGCCAAGGTCATCGGCGACGAGGTGCTTTTCCAGCGCGGCTGGATCTGGCCGACCGAAGGCGATGCGGCGGCAATCAGCCAAATCTCCCAGTTCATGGTTGCCGGCAAGATGATTCCTGAGGCGCTGAGCTGGGACCAGGTCAAGGCCGCCTTCGGCAAGGCGGCGCCGCTGCTTCAGAAAGCGTATGAGGGCACGGGCAAGGTGCCGGACGAAAGCGGCTTCACCGACAAGAATGCCAAGGATCTGCGTGGCCTGCCGGCATGGCAGCTCGACCAGTGGAAAGTGCCGTCCTGA
- a CDS encoding ABC transporter permease translates to MNRFALRLIVPVLLLVVWEALASGSAQAPRPSTVAETAISMLRDGDLAAGLATSLGRVFAGFAAAALLAIPLGIAMGSMPAVERNLDPLVETFRPIAALAILPLVILWLGSGSGAAVAIVAYAAFFPILINTISGVKRIEPSLMRAALTMGLAPLTRMRVVLLPAALPSILVGMRIGLGIAWTAIIAAELAVGAKSGSSGGIGQMMFVFYAYSINLNGMVVCMIAVGIVAFALDRILRAALAFAVPWSQP, encoded by the coding sequence ATGAACAGGTTTGCGCTTCGCCTCATCGTTCCCGTGCTGCTGCTGGTCGTCTGGGAAGCTCTCGCGTCCGGCTCCGCCCAGGCGCCACGCCCCAGCACGGTGGCCGAAACGGCCATTTCCATGCTGCGCGACGGCGATCTGGCGGCCGGTCTCGCCACCAGCCTCGGACGGGTCTTCGCCGGCTTCGCGGCGGCGGCCCTGTTGGCGATCCCGCTTGGCATCGCCATGGGCAGCATGCCGGCCGTCGAGCGCAATCTCGATCCGCTGGTCGAGACCTTCCGGCCGATAGCGGCACTTGCCATCCTGCCCCTGGTTATCCTCTGGTTGGGCTCGGGCTCCGGGGCAGCTGTCGCCATCGTTGCCTATGCCGCCTTCTTCCCGATCCTGATCAACACCATCTCGGGCGTGAAGCGTATCGAGCCCAGTCTGATGCGCGCCGCGCTGACCATGGGGCTGGCGCCGCTGACGCGGATGCGGGTGGTGCTGCTGCCGGCCGCCTTGCCGTCCATTCTGGTCGGCATGCGCATCGGCCTCGGCATCGCCTGGACGGCAATCATTGCCGCCGAGCTCGCGGTCGGCGCCAAGTCCGGCAGCAGCGGCGGCATCGGCCAGATGATGTTCGTCTTCTACGCCTACTCGATCAATCTCAACGGCATGGTGGTCTGCATGATCGCGGTCGGCATCGTGGCCTTCGCGCTCGACCGCATCCTGCGTGCCGCACTCGCCTTCGCCGTGCCGTGGAGCCAGCCATGA
- a CDS encoding GcvT family protein, whose protein sequence is MAHEFPTQARVVIVGGGIIGCSVAYHLTKLGWADVVLLEQGQLSGGTTWHAAGLVGQLRSHSNMTSLIRYSTQLYGELEAETGLATGWKNCGSLSVARTADRMTVLKRTAASARAQGVEIDVISPSEAGDLWPVMVTDDLVGAVWLPGDGKANPTDLTQSLAKGARNRGARIFERVKVTGIMVRNGVACGVETDRGDIAAEIVVNCAGQWARKVGLMCGVSVPLHSAEHMYIVTGRIEGVHPDLPVMRDPDGFVYFKEEVGGLVMGGFEPHAKPWGMNGIPENFEFALLPDDWDQFEILMENALVRVPQLAQAEVKKFYNGPESFTPDNNFLLGEAPELKNFYVGAGFNSMGIASAGGAGKALAEWIVNGAPTMDLWPVDIRRFAAFNNNPRWLHDRVKETLGLHYAMPWPNRELDTARPFRRSPLYDRLAARGACFGSKMGWERANWFAAPGERAGNDYAFGRQNWHEAVKREMKATREAVAVFDQTSFAKLLVQGRDACALLNRICAGNVDVPVGTSVYTGVLNARGGYESDLTVMRLGAQKFLIVTGSAQAVHDADWIARNIPPDAHAIVTDVTSSYAVLALMGPRSRDLLGKLSSADLSNAGFPFATIREIDIGDATAYANRMTYVGELGWELIVPTEFAVGVYEALHEAGGEFGLLDAGYYALDALRIEKGFRAWGRELTPDITPWQAGLGFAVAMDKSGGFIGRDALVEAKPSTAPAKRIVLFTLDHAEPMLWGGELILRDGKPVGEVRSAAYGHTLGRSVALGLIENETGVDAAFLASGRFEIDLAGVRHAATAHLRTPYDPKSERVKADVEEIRAAA, encoded by the coding sequence ATGGCACATGAATTTCCAACGCAGGCACGCGTCGTGATCGTCGGCGGCGGCATCATCGGCTGCTCCGTCGCCTATCACCTGACGAAGCTCGGCTGGGCCGACGTTGTCCTTCTCGAGCAGGGTCAGCTCAGCGGCGGCACCACCTGGCATGCGGCGGGTCTGGTCGGGCAATTGCGCAGCCATTCCAACATGACCAGCCTGATCAGGTACTCCACTCAGCTCTATGGCGAACTGGAGGCCGAGACCGGTCTCGCGACCGGCTGGAAGAATTGCGGCTCGCTGTCGGTGGCGCGCACCGCCGACCGCATGACGGTGCTGAAGCGTACGGCTGCGTCGGCGCGCGCCCAAGGCGTTGAGATCGACGTCATCTCGCCGAGCGAAGCCGGCGATCTGTGGCCGGTCATGGTGACGGACGATCTGGTCGGCGCGGTCTGGCTGCCTGGCGACGGCAAGGCCAATCCGACCGATCTCACGCAATCGCTCGCCAAGGGCGCGCGCAATCGCGGCGCGAGGATATTCGAGCGGGTAAAGGTCACCGGCATCATGGTGAGAAACGGCGTCGCCTGCGGTGTCGAGACCGACCGCGGCGACATCGCCGCCGAGATCGTCGTCAACTGCGCCGGCCAGTGGGCGCGTAAGGTCGGGCTGATGTGCGGCGTCTCGGTGCCGCTGCATTCGGCCGAGCACATGTACATCGTCACGGGCCGGATCGAGGGTGTGCATCCGGACCTGCCCGTCATGCGCGATCCGGACGGCTTCGTCTATTTCAAGGAAGAGGTCGGCGGGCTGGTCATGGGCGGCTTCGAACCGCATGCCAAGCCGTGGGGCATGAACGGCATCCCCGAGAATTTCGAGTTCGCGCTGCTGCCGGACGATTGGGATCAGTTCGAGATTCTGATGGAAAACGCGCTGGTGCGCGTGCCGCAACTGGCGCAAGCCGAGGTCAAGAAGTTCTACAACGGTCCCGAAAGCTTTACGCCCGACAACAATTTTCTCCTCGGCGAGGCGCCGGAGCTGAAGAATTTCTATGTTGGCGCCGGCTTTAACTCGATGGGCATCGCCAGCGCCGGCGGTGCCGGCAAGGCGCTGGCCGAGTGGATCGTCAACGGCGCGCCGACCATGGATTTGTGGCCTGTCGATATCAGGCGCTTCGCCGCCTTCAACAACAATCCGCGCTGGCTGCATGATCGCGTCAAGGAGACGCTCGGTTTGCATTACGCCATGCCGTGGCCGAACCGCGAGCTGGACACCGCCCGACCCTTCCGCCGCTCGCCGCTCTACGACCGGCTGGCCGCCAGGGGCGCCTGCTTCGGTTCCAAGATGGGCTGGGAGCGCGCCAACTGGTTCGCGGCCCCGGGAGAGAGGGCCGGGAACGATTATGCCTTCGGCCGCCAGAACTGGCATGAGGCAGTCAAGCGCGAAATGAAGGCGACGCGCGAGGCTGTTGCCGTATTCGACCAGACCTCTTTCGCCAAGCTTCTCGTGCAGGGCCGCGACGCCTGTGCCCTGCTCAACCGCATCTGCGCCGGCAATGTCGATGTACCGGTCGGTACATCCGTTTACACGGGCGTGCTCAACGCGCGCGGCGGGTACGAAAGCGATCTCACCGTAATGCGACTTGGTGCGCAAAAATTCCTCATCGTCACCGGTTCGGCGCAAGCGGTCCACGACGCCGACTGGATCGCCAGGAACATCCCACCGGACGCACATGCCATCGTGACCGACGTCACCTCGTCCTACGCGGTGCTGGCGCTGATGGGGCCGCGCTCGCGCGATCTCCTGGGCAAATTGTCGTCGGCCGATCTTTCCAACGCCGGCTTCCCCTTCGCCACCATCCGCGAGATCGATATCGGCGACGCTACCGCCTACGCCAACCGCATGACCTATGTCGGCGAGCTCGGCTGGGAGCTGATCGTGCCGACGGAATTCGCCGTCGGCGTCTACGAGGCGCTGCACGAGGCTGGCGGCGAATTCGGCCTCCTGGACGCCGGCTACTACGCGCTTGATGCCTTGCGCATCGAAAAGGGTTTTCGCGCCTGGGGCCGTGAGTTGACGCCTGACATTACCCCCTGGCAGGCGGGGCTTGGCTTCGCCGTCGCCATGGACAAATCGGGTGGCTTCATCGGCCGTGACGCGCTGGTCGAGGCCAAGCCGTCGACGGCGCCAGCAAAACGCATCGTACTGTTCACGCTCGACCATGCCGAGCCGATGCTGTGGGGCGGCGAGCTGATCCTGCGCGACGGCAAGCCCGTCGGCGAGGTCCGCTCGGCCGCCTACGGTCACACGCTTGGCCGCTCGGTGGCGCTCGGGCTGATCGAGAACGAGACGGGCGTCGACGCTGCGTTTCTGGCTAGCGGCCGTTTCGAGATCGATCTTGCCGGCGTTCGCCACGCGGCCACGGCACATTTGCGCACCCCTTACGATCCGAAGTCGGAACGGGTGAAAGCGGATGTGGAGGAGATCAGGGCCGCCGCCTAA
- a CDS encoding UxaA family hydrolase has protein sequence MTKPGAIVLHADDDVAVLVEPVEAGAEVTTRGAREGVVLKAGAALQAGHKLALHDLAAGSTIRKYGEAIGRLTAAVAAGDHVHVHNLQSLRGR, from the coding sequence ATGACCAAGCCTGGAGCCATAGTGCTGCACGCTGACGACGACGTGGCTGTCCTCGTGGAACCGGTCGAGGCAGGCGCCGAAGTGACGACGCGAGGCGCCCGCGAGGGGGTTGTCCTCAAGGCCGGCGCCGCGTTGCAAGCCGGTCATAAGCTGGCGTTGCACGACCTGGCCGCCGGCTCCACCATACGCAAATACGGCGAGGCGATCGGCCGCCTGACGGCTGCCGTGGCGGCCGGCGACCACGTCCACGTGCACAATCTGCAAAGCCTGCGCGGACGCTGA
- a CDS encoding DeoR/GlpR family DNA-binding transcription regulator produces MSPDSRLPARALAPRRHDEILRRLGAQGSVSVAELAGFFDVSRETIRRDLKLLSDQGRLGIVHGGAARFEPSEPAMGLRSRENAPGKAAIGRAAAGLVSSGMVVFLDSGTTTLAVAQAMNDLRDLTICTASLKIALHLCHVPGMRVHILGGEVDPGEEAASGIDALDAMARFRVDIAFLGGGALSPDGEVTDFTRAGAEQRGRMIALAGKTYFVLDSSKFGKLTPLRIPNFDRTAGVIVDARPQPALADALLQKGPELIIAS; encoded by the coding sequence ATGTCCCCCGACAGCCGTCTGCCGGCACGTGCCCTTGCTCCTCGCCGCCATGACGAGATCCTGAGGCGCCTGGGTGCCCAGGGCTCGGTCAGCGTCGCCGAACTGGCCGGTTTCTTCGACGTCTCGCGCGAGACCATCCGCCGCGACCTGAAGCTGCTTTCTGACCAGGGACGGCTCGGCATCGTGCACGGCGGCGCCGCTCGCTTCGAGCCGAGCGAGCCGGCAATGGGCCTGCGCAGCCGGGAGAATGCGCCTGGCAAGGCGGCCATCGGCAGGGCGGCGGCCGGCCTCGTTAGCAGCGGTATGGTGGTCTTCCTCGATTCCGGCACCACCACCTTGGCCGTCGCGCAGGCCATGAATGATCTGCGCGATCTCACCATATGCACGGCCAGCCTGAAGATTGCACTGCATCTGTGCCATGTGCCCGGCATGCGTGTGCACATACTGGGCGGTGAAGTCGACCCGGGCGAGGAGGCCGCTTCCGGCATCGATGCGCTGGATGCAATGGCGCGCTTTCGCGTCGACATCGCCTTTCTCGGCGGCGGCGCGCTATCGCCGGATGGCGAAGTGACCGATTTCACCAGGGCCGGCGCCGAGCAGCGCGGCCGCATGATCGCGCTCGCCGGCAAGACCTATTTCGTCCTCGACAGCAGCAAGTTCGGCAAGCTGACGCCGCTGAGGATTCCGAACTTCGACCGCACCGCCGGCGTTATCGTCGACGCCCGGCCGCAACCTGCGCTTGCCGACGCGCTTTTACAAAAAGGGCCGGAACTGATCATCGCATCTTGA
- a CDS encoding LysR substrate-binding domain-containing protein, translated as MRYVQLRAFHQVAISGGFSRAAEALFLTQPAISDQVRKLEEEYDVLLFNRNKKQVTLTHSGQKLLEITHRMFDTEQQALELLTESRALRSGTLRIVADAAHHLLHILGSFRARYPGVQVSLRAGNTETVISSLYSYDADIGVLGEVPTGRDFEVLKLNSTPIIAFASVDHPLSGKKSLSLKQLAQESLVMRERGSKTRQKLEDLAAASKVELRPVIEAEGREAVREIVASGAGIGFVSAAEFGQDSRLVAIALDAPETLMDEALICLRERSGGKLVRAFLDMARSMSAD; from the coding sequence ATGCGCTACGTTCAATTGCGAGCCTTTCACCAGGTGGCGATATCAGGCGGGTTTTCACGTGCCGCGGAAGCGCTGTTCCTGACGCAGCCAGCAATTTCGGACCAGGTGCGCAAGCTCGAGGAAGAATATGACGTGCTGCTGTTCAACCGGAACAAGAAGCAGGTCACGCTGACCCATTCGGGCCAGAAGCTGCTCGAAATTACCCACCGCATGTTCGACACCGAGCAGCAGGCGCTCGAGCTTCTGACGGAATCGCGCGCCCTGCGCTCCGGCACGCTGCGCATCGTCGCCGACGCCGCGCATCATCTGCTTCACATCCTCGGCAGTTTTCGCGCGCGCTATCCCGGCGTCCAGGTTTCGCTGCGCGCCGGCAACACCGAGACGGTAATCAGCAGCCTCTACAGCTATGATGCCGACATCGGCGTGCTGGGCGAGGTGCCGACCGGACGCGACTTCGAGGTGCTGAAACTCAATTCGACGCCGATCATCGCTTTTGCGTCCGTCGATCATCCGCTGTCGGGCAAGAAATCATTGAGCCTCAAGCAACTCGCGCAGGAATCGCTGGTCATGCGGGAGCGCGGCTCCAAGACGCGCCAGAAGCTCGAGGATCTGGCCGCGGCATCGAAGGTCGAACTCAGGCCGGTGATCGAGGCGGAAGGCCGTGAAGCCGTCCGCGAGATCGTCGCCTCGGGTGCCGGCATCGGCTTTGTCTCGGCGGCCGAATTCGGCCAGGATTCGCGGCTGGTAGCGATCGCGCTCGACGCGCCTGAGACGTTGATGGACGAAGCGCTGATCTGCCTGCGCGAACGCAGCGGCGGCAAGCTGGTGCGCGCCTTCCTCGACATGGCGCGTTCGATGTCGGCGGATTAG